From Nevskia ramosa DSM 11499, the proteins below share one genomic window:
- a CDS encoding VOC family protein has translation MPKNTICLWYEHDAEAAAGFYARTFPDSTVTAVHRAPSDFPGGKAGQVLTVEFTVCGVACMGLNGGTAFQQSEAFSFQIATDDQAETDRYWNAIVGNGGMESACGWCKDKWGLSWQITPRVLTEAMAKGGDVAQRAFAAMMEMRKIDVAKIEATVRG, from the coding sequence ATGCCCAAGAACACCATCTGCCTGTGGTACGAGCATGACGCGGAAGCGGCCGCAGGCTTCTATGCCAGGACGTTTCCCGACAGCACCGTGACTGCAGTGCACCGGGCGCCGTCCGACTTTCCAGGCGGCAAGGCGGGCCAGGTGCTGACCGTCGAGTTCACGGTTTGCGGCGTGGCGTGCATGGGCCTCAATGGCGGGACCGCGTTCCAGCAATCCGAGGCGTTCTCGTTTCAGATCGCCACCGACGACCAGGCTGAAACCGATCGCTACTGGAACGCGATCGTCGGCAATGGCGGGATGGAAAGCGCCTGCGGCTGGTGCAAGGACAAATGGGGGCTGTCGTGGCAGATCACCCCGCGCGTGCTGACCGAGGCGATGGCCAAGGGCGGCGATGTGGCGCAGCGCGCGTTCGCGGCGATGATGGAGATGCGGAAGATCGATGTCGCGAAGATCGAGGCGACGGTGCGCGGTTAG